One genomic window of Conger conger chromosome 7, fConCon1.1, whole genome shotgun sequence includes the following:
- the wdr74 gene encoding WD repeat-containing protein 74 isoform X2, whose amino-acid sequence MLCWGDAQETEVLVGCANGAVKTFSTEKGIFTESRQCGDGTQGKFTGLAVTDSSLVTCVESGLVKIWKEGSTDTVEINAGSSVCRMRQNTAQRHHMATGGKENPLKVWDLERPDTPIFSAKNVRNDWLDLRVPEWVRDMAFIPDSEKIVTCTGHHQVRVYDPSSPQRRPVLEAQFGEYPLTALSLPSTPGSVVVANTHGQVAILDLRKGLVRGCLKGLAGAVRGLQCHPSLPLVASCGLDRFLRVHSLEDRSLQHKVYLKSRLNCVLLSNRDLEACPPADGEQEVKEEDGAGDEVWDTMEKVSEKTKKRRIEEKADSAPKKTSTKRKKPVKK is encoded by the exons ATGCTGTGTTGGGGAGATGCACAAGAAACCGAG gtgttaGTTGGCTGTGCGAATGGAGCCGTGAAGACTTTCAGCACAGAGAAGGGCATCTTCACTGAGAGCAGGCAGTGTGGGGACGGCACGCAGGGCAAGTTCACTGGACTTGCTGTCACAGACAG TTCCTTGGTTACTTGTGTGGAGTCTGGGCTCGTGAAGATCTGGAAGGAGGGGAGCACTGATACa GTGGAAATCAATGCAGGAAGCAGTGTGTGTCGGATGCGTCAGAACACAGCTCAGCGCCACCATATGGCTACCGGAGGAAAAGAGAATCCACTTAAAGTCTGGGATCTGGAAAGGCCTGACACCCCAATTTTCAGTGCCAAGAAT GTCCGGAATGACTGGCTCGACCTGCGCGTGCCGGAGTGGGTGAGAGACATGGCCTTCATTCCCGACTCAGAGAAGATTGTCACCTGCACTGGACACCACCAG GTGCGAGTGTACGACCCTTCTTCCCCTCAGAGGAGACCTGTTCTGGAGGCACAGTTTGGGGAGTACCCCCTCACTGCCCTATCCCTGCCTTCCACCCCCGGCTCTGTTGTCGTGGCCAACACGCATGGTCAGGTGGCCATCTTAGACCTGCGTAAAG GTCTGGTGCGCGGCTGTCTGAAGGGGCTGGCGGGCGCGGTGCGGGGGCTGCAGTGCCACCCGTCTCTGCCCCTGGTGGCCTCGTGCGGCCTGGATCGATTCCTGAGGGTACACAGCCTGGAGGACCGCAGCTTACAGCACaag GTTTATCTAAAGTCAAGGCTAAACTGCGTGCTTCTGTCCAACCGAGACCTTGAG GCCTGCCCTCCTGCAGacggagagcaggaggtgaaaGAAGAAGACGGAGCGGGTGACGAAGTGTGGGACACCATGGAAAAGGtgtcagaaaaaacaaaaaaacggagAATAGAGGAAAAGGCTGACAGTGCTCCAAAAAAGACAAgcacaaagaggaaaaaacctgtgaagaaataa
- the cnih2 gene encoding protein cornichon homolog 2 has translation MAFTFAAFCYMLTLVLCASLIFFVIWQIIAFDELHSDFKNPIDQSNPTRAVERIRNIERICNLLRKLVVPEYSIHGLFCLMFMCAGEWVTLGLNIPLLFYHLWRYFHRPADGSEVMYDPVSIMNADILNYCQKESWCKLGFYLLSFFYYLYSMVYALVSF, from the exons ATGGCCTTCACCTTTGCGGCCTTCTGCTACATGCTCACACTAGTGCTGTGTGCTTCCCTCATCTTCTTTGTCATCTGGCAG ATCATTGCGTTTGATGAGCTGCATTCAGACTTCAAGAATCCCATCGATCAAAGCAACCCTACCAGAGCT gTGGAAAGAATACGGAATATTGAAAGAATATGTAACTTGCTCAGGAAG CTCGTTGTACCAGAGTACTCCATCCATGGGCTCTTCTGTCTGATGTTCATGTGTGCAGGAGAGTGGGTCACCCTGGGTCTCAACATCCCCCTGCTCTTCTACCATCTCTGGAG gtattTCCACAGGCCAGCTGATGGCTCTGAGGTTATGTATGACCCAGTCAGCATCATGAATGCAGACATCCTCAACTACTGCCAAAAAGAGTCCTGGTGCAAGCTAGGCTTCTACCTGCTCTCTTTCTTTTACTACCTGTATAG TATGGTCTATGCTTTGGTGAGCTTCTGA
- the wdr74 gene encoding WD repeat-containing protein 74 isoform X1, with protein MTGKSQICSIWVGSETGILKGVSLAKKQAFNFCELNSLSRDQEVCMLCWGDAQETEVLVGCANGAVKTFSTEKGIFTESRQCGDGTQGKFTGLAVTDSSLVTCVESGLVKIWKEGSTDTVEINAGSSVCRMRQNTAQRHHMATGGKENPLKVWDLERPDTPIFSAKNVRNDWLDLRVPEWVRDMAFIPDSEKIVTCTGHHQVRVYDPSSPQRRPVLEAQFGEYPLTALSLPSTPGSVVVANTHGQVAILDLRKGLVRGCLKGLAGAVRGLQCHPSLPLVASCGLDRFLRVHSLEDRSLQHKVYLKSRLNCVLLSNRDLEACPPADGEQEVKEEDGAGDEVWDTMEKVSEKTKKRRIEEKADSAPKKTSTKRKKPVKK; from the exons ATGACAGGCAAAAGCCAAATATGTTCAATATGGGTCGGTTCGGAAACTGGAATATTAAAAG GAGTGAGTCTTGCAAAGAAGCAAGCTTTCAATTTTTGTGAATTGAATAGCCTAAGTCGGGATCAGGAAGTCTGTATGCTGTGTTGGGGAGATGCACAAGAAACCGAG gtgttaGTTGGCTGTGCGAATGGAGCCGTGAAGACTTTCAGCACAGAGAAGGGCATCTTCACTGAGAGCAGGCAGTGTGGGGACGGCACGCAGGGCAAGTTCACTGGACTTGCTGTCACAGACAG TTCCTTGGTTACTTGTGTGGAGTCTGGGCTCGTGAAGATCTGGAAGGAGGGGAGCACTGATACa GTGGAAATCAATGCAGGAAGCAGTGTGTGTCGGATGCGTCAGAACACAGCTCAGCGCCACCATATGGCTACCGGAGGAAAAGAGAATCCACTTAAAGTCTGGGATCTGGAAAGGCCTGACACCCCAATTTTCAGTGCCAAGAAT GTCCGGAATGACTGGCTCGACCTGCGCGTGCCGGAGTGGGTGAGAGACATGGCCTTCATTCCCGACTCAGAGAAGATTGTCACCTGCACTGGACACCACCAG GTGCGAGTGTACGACCCTTCTTCCCCTCAGAGGAGACCTGTTCTGGAGGCACAGTTTGGGGAGTACCCCCTCACTGCCCTATCCCTGCCTTCCACCCCCGGCTCTGTTGTCGTGGCCAACACGCATGGTCAGGTGGCCATCTTAGACCTGCGTAAAG GTCTGGTGCGCGGCTGTCTGAAGGGGCTGGCGGGCGCGGTGCGGGGGCTGCAGTGCCACCCGTCTCTGCCCCTGGTGGCCTCGTGCGGCCTGGATCGATTCCTGAGGGTACACAGCCTGGAGGACCGCAGCTTACAGCACaag GTTTATCTAAAGTCAAGGCTAAACTGCGTGCTTCTGTCCAACCGAGACCTTGAG GCCTGCCCTCCTGCAGacggagagcaggaggtgaaaGAAGAAGACGGAGCGGGTGACGAAGTGTGGGACACCATGGAAAAGGtgtcagaaaaaacaaaaaaacggagAATAGAGGAAAAGGCTGACAGTGCTCCAAAAAAGACAAgcacaaagaggaaaaaacctgtgaagaaataa